The DNA window AGCATAGGATTATGGATAAAGGCATGAAGAAGATACCCATAGAAAATAAGTAGAATAAATTTTTCTGCTGTAGATGTTTTAAACTTTTTCCAGAACTCTCTCCTGAAAAACAGGGTATATAAGAATATTAATAAAGGAACAAAGGCAGTAAAAAAAAGAACCGAAAGAATTTCATAAATGTGATTGGCAGATACCAATCGTTTTAGAGGATAAAAAGGTGGAGATGCAATATGAGAATCACTCAAGTCCAATCTGGTATCTGAAAAACATAAAAAATAGATATAGACCGGCAAAATAATGATCAAAGCTGTTATCAAAGAGAAAAAAGCATTTTTTAAGAAACTGCGAAGATCTTTAGAAACTTTATAGGTTATAAATACTAAGGCAGGTAAAAGATAGCCACTAAGTAAATGAAATAAAGCCGCCAGGGAAGATAAGGCCGCTATCGGCAATAAAATATGAAGAGGCTTTTTATTTTCTTTTATTCCCATATACCCCCATATCATAATAGATAAAATAATTGTTGTACTAATCGTATAATTTTCCATATAGGAAAAAAATAAAAACATTCCTCCGCTACTCAAAATAAGCAAAAAAGCTTCTTTCGGTATTTGATATTTTTTAAAAAAGTAATATAATAAAGACAGAGAAAAAAAACCGGAAAAAAGGCTGGTAAATCGATAGGCCAGTTCCGGATCCTGAAAAACATTTCGGTATAAATAAGAATGGACTAAGGTTGATAGGATCTCATCTGCACTAAGTTGGTATCCTAAAACAGAACTTTCTAAGGCAAGCATTTCTCTCAGTAAAAGACCATCTCCTAAATTAAGAGCTTTTACAGACAACAAATACATGGCGATTATGTAAGTGCTTAAAAAAAGGAAAAAGTAATACTGATTTTCTTTTTTAAATAAACCTTCTTCAAAAAAACGGAATATCCAGGAAAGTAAAAATATAAAAACAAAAGCACCTGCAAGAATATAAAAAGCCGGAACAGGCATAAAAACATACCAGCTCCTGGAACTTAATGAAAAGAGAATATAGATTAAAAAATAGAAACCTGCAAAAACAAATGCTTTCTGATATTTTAGAAATTTCAACTTTAGTTCCTTGTAATATAATTTTGTCTATGAAATTAAAAAAAGCGAGAAATGAATTCTCGCTTCTTAAAGTTTGAGTTCCGGCAATACTCTATTCCGGTTTTGCAATAATTTTTCCATGCGTTTTCCGTTCTCCGATCTCTTCCAGGGCAGAAGGTATATCGGAAAATGGAACCGTTTTTTGTATAATCGGTTTTATCTTACCTTTTTCATACCAGGCAAGAATATCTTCCACACACTTGCGAATTTTATCAGGATGATCTTTCTGATAGAGATTCCAGTGAAGTCCAACAATACTGATGTTGTTTAAAAGGACGAGGTTAGCCGGGATCTGAGTAATCGTTCCGCTGGTAAAACCGACCACAACCAATCGTCCTTCAAACTTCATACACTTTAAAGATTTTAAAAGTGTATCTCCTCCTACCGGATCAATCACCACATCTGCTCCGCCCATTTCTTTTCGAACAGTTTTGTCCCAGTGCTGGTTTTCTCTATAGTTGATAACCTCATCTGCACCACAGGATTTGGCAATCGCAATTTTCTCCTCAGAACCAACAGTAGCAATTACCTTAGCTCCTATAGCCTTTCCTATCTGTATGGCAGAAGTTCCGATTCCCCCTGCACCGGCATGAACAAGCATAGTTTCCCCTTC is part of the Leptospiraceae bacterium genome and encodes:
- a CDS encoding NADPH:quinone oxidoreductase family protein, with the translated sequence MKAYVVNKWCTPREMEVKELPDPVPGEGEVLVDIHAIGLNFPDILFIAGKYQVRPPRPFIPGVEVAGVVSAVGPGVSNKKVGDRVAVLCWLGGYSNKVKAPVTDVYNIPDSMSYEEAAGITVTYQSSYFGVVRRAELKEGETMLVHAGAGGIGTSAIQIGKAIGAKVIATVGSEEKIAIAKSCGADEVINYRENQHWDKTVRKEMGGADVVIDPVGGDTLLKSLKCMKFEGRLVVVGFTSGTITQIPANLVLLNNISIVGLHWNLYQKDHPDKIRKCVEDILAWYEKGKIKPIIQKTVPFSDIPSALEEIGERKTHGKIIAKPE